In Strix uralensis isolate ZFMK-TIS-50842 chromosome 26, bStrUra1, whole genome shotgun sequence, a genomic segment contains:
- the GRAMD1B gene encoding protein Aster-B isoform X9, translated as MVEKGSDHSSDKSPSTPEQGVQRSCSSQSGRSGAKNSKSHKRLSKYDRLNLLKKSQSWYNHERQYIRRVLSPTYKQRNEDFRKLFKQLPDTERLIVDYSCALQRDILLQGRLYLSENWICFYSNIFRWETLLTVRLKDICSMTKEKTARLIPNAIQVCTDTEKHFFTSFGARDRTYMMMFRLWQNALLDKPLCPKELWHFVHQCYGNELGLTSDDEDYVPPDDDFNTMGYCEEIPVEENEVNDSSSKSSMEAKPEASPQLPKKSVTASTLTSTGSSEAPASFDGVLPEEEEAVAESPVEKDIGIANIMGEKIEIISPVNSPSLDFNDNEDIPTELSDSSETHDEGEVQAFYEDLNGRQYVNDVFNFSVDKLYDLLFTDSQFQRDFMEQRRFSDIIFHPWKKEENGNQTRVILYTITLTNPLAPKTATVTETQTMYKASQESECYVIDAEVLTHDVPYHDYFYTINRYTLTRVARNKSRLRVSTELRYRKQPWGLVKSFIEKNFWSGLEDYFRHLESELTKTESTYLAEVHRQSPKEKVSKQSTVRRRKRAHAHLRVPHLEEVLSPVTTPTDEEVAHRIKHVAGSTQTRHSPEESPSGFHLQSVSKMFLVISFVLVMLVILNMMLFYKVWMLEYTTQTLTAWQGLRLQERLPQSQSEWAQLLESQQKYHDSELQKWREIIKSSVMLLDQMKDSLINLQNGIGSRDFGSDPEEKRKRFH; from the exons GTGTTGAGTCCAACATACAAACAACGGAATGAAGACTTCAGGAAACTCTTCAAACAGCTTCCTGACACGGAGCGCCTCATCGTAG ATTACTCATGTGCGCTACAGAGAGACATTCTCCTGCAGGGCCGCCTCTACCTCTCTGAAAACTGGATCTGCTTTTACAGCAACATCTTCCGTTGGGAGACACTG CTGACAGTTCGCTTGAAGGATATCTGCTCGATGACCAAGGAAAAAACAGCACGGCTCATTCCTAACGCCATCCAAGTTTGCACTGACACTGAAAAG CACTTTTTTACTTCCTTTGGGGCTCGAGACAGGACGTACATGATGATGTTCAGACTCTGGCAGAATGCTCTCCTTGACAAG CCTCTCTGTCCCAAGGAGCTCTGGCACTTTGTCCACCAGTGTTATGGGAACGAGCTGGGTCTGACCAGTGATGATGAAGACTATGTGCCTCCTGATGACGACTTCAACACAATGGG ctactgtgaagaaatcCCTGTGGAAGAGAATGAAGTCAACGATAGTTCCTCAAAAAGCAGCATGGAGGCCAAGCCAGAAGCTAGTCCTCAGCTGCCGAAGAAATCTGTCACTGCCAGCACATTGACATCTACGGGAAGCAGTGAAGCGCCAGCCTCG TTTGATGGAGTGCTACCAGAAGAGGAAGAGGCAGTGGCAGAGAGTCCTGTGGAAAAAGACATTGGCATTGCAAATATCATGGGAGAGAAGATAGAGATCATCAGCCCCGTGAACTCCCCTTCCCTAGACTTCAATGACAACGAAGACATTCCCACTGAGCTCAGTGACTCGTCAGAGACCCATGATGAAG GGGAAGTCCAAGCCTTTTACGAGGATCTGAACGGCCGTCAGTATGTGAACGACGTGTTCAACTTCAGCGTGGACAAACTCTACGACTTGCTTTTCACGGACTCCCAGTTCCAGAGGGACTTCATGGAACAGCGCCGGTTCTCTG ATATTATCTTTCATCcctggaagaaggaagaaaatggcaATCAGACCAGGGTGATCTTGTATACCATTACCCTCACCAACCCTCTGGCCCCCAAAACTGCCACTGTCACTGAGACGCAG ACAATGTATAAAGCCAGCCAAGAAAGCGAGTGCTATGTCATAGATGCAGAGGTGCTAACTCACGACGTCCCCTACCACGATTATTTCTACACCATTAACCGCTACACGTTGACTCGTGTTGCCAGAAACAAAAGCCGACTCAG GGTTTCCACAGAGTTACGTTACAGGAAACAGCCTTGGGGGCTGGTGAAATCCTTCATTGAGAAGAATTTTTGGAGCGGCCTAGAAGATTATTTCCGTCATTTGG AGAGTGAACTGACCAAAACGGAGAGCACATACCTGGCTGAGGTCCACAGACAATCCCCCAAAGAGAAAGTGAGCAAGCAATCGACCGTGCGCCGGAGGAAACGGGCCCATGCCCACCTGCGGGTGCCACACTTGGAGGAGGTGCTGAGTCCTGTCACCACCCCCACGGATGAGGAGGTTGCACATCGAATCAAGCACGTGGCAG GTTCCACTCAGACACGGCACAGCCCTGAGGAAAGCCCCAGTGGCTTCCACCTGCAGAGTGTCTCCAAGATGTTCCTTGTCATCAGTTTTgt tCTGGTGATGCTGGTCATTCTCAATATGATGCTGTTCTACAAAGTCTGGATGTTGGAATATACTACGCAGACGCTCACGGCATGGCAGGGCTTGCGGCTACAGGAAAG GTTACCCCAGTCGCAGTCGGAATGGGCCCAGTTACTAGAATCTCAGCAGAAGTACCATGACTCAGAGCTACAAAAATGGCGTGAGATCATCAAATCCTCGGTGATGCTTCTAGACCAG ATGAAGGATTCACTAATAAATCTTCAGAATGGCATCGGGTCCCGGGACTTCGGGTCAGATCCAGAGGAGAAACGGAAACGTTTCCACTAG